GCCCTGCGGCTCGTCCACAGCGCCGGACTCCTCAAAAACCGCTTCATCAAGCCAAAACCGCCCGCCAAGCCTCAAATCCCACCCGCCCCCGGATCGGTCCGAAACTAATGGATGCTCAACACGAGCAACATCTCGACCATATGGGGCCTAAGTTCGACGAAGCCAAGCGTACAGCCCGCGAGCTCGAGTTGGGAAGATTCGCCCAGGAACAAGGCCTCAGCTCCGAAGATCCGCAGTCGCTGCTCGACCTCCTCGTGGAGTCTGGTCGCACCGCCAGAGCAGACTACATTGCCATTTTCGATAAAGCTCACGAAGCCGGCCTGCTCAGCGACGGAGTCTCGAGCCACCTCGCTACGTCACTGCGCTATCTTCTCGAAATTGCCGACCGGTCAACGCCGATTTTTGAGGTTGCCAGGAGTAGCCCAGACGACGTCTGCGAGCAAGAAGTTCTCGACCAGTGGAACGATTTAGAAATGCTCTATGGTATCGACAAGACCACCTCAAAAGGCACCTTGGCGGCCGATGAGGCTGAGCCCGACATCGCAAAACGAAGCATCCGGTACGCTGATAGAATTAAGTCCGGCATGGTTATATTTGAAGCCAACGACGGCGCCACGATAACCTGGGGAGCGGGCGCCACCTGGCCCCGACCAAGTCTGAACGCATAGCGTTTTTTATATCACATATGGTATCCCCTGAACCCATATATGATATAAAATCGCCCATGCATGCTACAAACCCCGTCCCGAAAAAGCGCCACCCAGCCGCCACCCCTTATAAGCGACCCCGCCATATGATACGATAACCGCCATATGGCCAAATTTTACGTCACCACCGCCTCCGCCTACACCAACGGCCCGCCGCACATCGGCTACGCCATGGAGCTCATCCAGGGCGACGTCCTGGCGCGCTACCACCGCCAAAAAGGCGACGAAGTCTGGTACGTCACCGGCACCGACGAGCACGGCACCAAGATCAAGCGCGCTGCCGACGAGGCCGGGAAAACTCCCCAAGCTTACACCGACGAGATCAGCCAACTCTTCCGCGATCTCGCCCCGGCCCTGGGCGTCGCCACCGACCAATTTGTGCGCTCCACCGACCCGGCTCACGAGAAAGTCGCGCAGGCACTGTGGAAAGCCTGCGAAAAAGATATTTACAAAGCCAAATACCAGGGCTGGTACTGTGTCGGCTGCGAAACGTTTTACACCGAAATCGACGTCCCCGACCATATCTGCCCCATCCACAAAAAGCCCATCGAGCACATTGCTGAGGAAAATTATTTCTTCAAGCTCAGCGCCTACACTGATCGCATTAAAGAACTCATCACTTCCGACCAGCTGCTCATCCGCCCTGCCTCACGCAAGAACGAAATTATGGCCCTACTCGAGCGCGGCCTCGAAGACATCAGTATTAGCCGCGACAAAAAACAGCTTACCTGGGGCGTACCGGTGCCGGGCGACCCCGAGCAGGTAATGTACGTATGGTTCGATGCGCTCGGTTTCTACATCTCTGCCCTCGGCTACCCCGACGCCGACAAGTTCAAGCAATTTTGGCCCGCCGACGTCCAAATCGTCGGCAAAGACATCCTCCGCCACCATGCCGCCATTTGGCCCGCCATGCTGCTGTCCGCCGGCCTGCCGCCCGAGCGCAGCCTCTACGCCCACGGCTTTATCTCGAGCGAAGGCCACAAAATGAGCAAATCCCTCGGCAACGTCGTTAGCCCCGGCGACGTCATCGCCAAATACGGCGTCGACGCCCTGCGCTACTACCTGTTGCGCGAAATCCCCTCCGACGGCGACGGCGATTTCTCGTGGGCGCGCATGGAATCCGTCTACAACGCCGACCTCGCCAATGACCTCGGCAACCTCGTACAGCGCGTGCAGGTCATGATCGGCAAGTACCAAAAAGGCGTCATCGGCGAACTGCCGCCGCACTCCCACGACATCCAGCCGTTCGAAGAAGCCATGAGCGACCTGCGCTTCGACCGCGCGCTGGCCGAGGTATGGCTGCTCATCCGCGGCCTCAACCAACTCATCGAAGAAGAAAAGCCCTGGGAGCTGGCCGACGGCGGCAAGCGGGCCGATCCCAGTCACCTCGCCGAAGTCCTGCACCACGCCGTCACCGACCTCATCCAGATAGCCACGCTGCTGATGCCGTTTATGCCCGCTACAGCGCAAAAAATCGCCGCTACCTTCGCCGGCGGCGCCGTCCATCCCGAGATCGGCGTGCTGTTCCCCAAGGACAAATAATTGTGCTCATCGACACCCACTCCCACGTCCACTTCCAAGAATTCCGCCCCGAGCTCGACACGATCCTCGACCACGCCCACGCTGCCGGGGTCGAAAAAATCCTCACTGTCGGCTGCAACGACACCGATTCGGCCGAAGCCGTAGCCGTCGCGCGCGCCCACCAAAACCTCTGGGCCACCGTCGGCCTCCATCCCCACGACGCCGACCGCGGCTACGAGGCGCTCGAAGAAATCGCTCGTCTGGCCGAATTCGACAAAGTCGTGGCGATAGGGGAGTGCGGCCTCGACAACTTCCGCTCCCAAACCACCCCCGAAGACCAGGAGCGCGCCTTGCGGTTTCAGATCGAGCTCGGCCTCGAGCGCGATTTGCCCATGATCTTCCACGTTCGCGACGCCTTTCCGCAATTTTTCGCCATCCTCGACGAATACCGCGGCGACGGCGTGCGCGGCCTCGTGCATTGCTTCACCGCCGGCATGCCTGAGCTCGAGGGCTCATTAGAGCGCGGTCTCTCCATCGCGCTTAACGGCATCATGACCTTCACCAAAGACCCGGCCCAGCTCGACGCCGCGAAGGCCGTCCCGCTGGATCGGCTCGTGCTCGAAACCGACTGCCCCTTCCTGGCGCCCGTGCCCCTGCGCGGCAAACGCAACGAGCCGGCCAACATCGTCCACACCGCCAAATTCCTGGCCCAGCTTCGCGGCGAAGCGCTCGAAGACCTCGAAACCGCCACCACTCAAAATGCCGAAAAACTGTTCCAAATTTAGCCTTGCATGTTCGCCATATGTTCGGTATGATGAATACATCATATCTTATTAATGAGGCATACTTATGGTTGAAGCCCAATCGATGGTGCATTATCATAGCACTATGAAACGCGCTACGTTTGCCAACATCGCAAAGCAATCCTGGAATAATCTCCTCGATTCCCTGGATATGCGTCAACGCAGGGAAGTACGTCCACTGCGTGCCGGAGAAACCGTCGAGCGCGCCTGGCTCAATACCGGAAGACACCTCCGCAGAGCAATGGACAATTATGACAAAACCACGCCGCAATCCCGCTCCGCCCGCCCATCTCGCTAATTCTTCACTCATTGGTATTAAGCTCCATGAGGGACCCTTGCCTACGCCGGCCGATTTTGCAGCCTACGAACAGGCGCAGCCCGGGGCCGCCGATCGGTTGCTGAAGATGGCAGAACTCGATCAGAAAGCCGGGGTAGCGGATATGCGCGTACAAAGACTCACAAACTTTGTTCTCGATCTCCTATCCCAAGCTTTTTTATACTGTCTCGTGCTAGCTGCAGTATACTTAGCTCTCCACGACAAACCGCTCGAGGCCTTTTTTGCCGGCCTCGCCCCCATTGTAATCGCCATCTATGCCAATACCCGGAAAAAGACTACCCAATCCACCGATGAAGACCAATAAATCCATCTACCTCGATCACGCCGCCGCCACACCGCTCAACCCCGCGGTGCTTACGGCTATGCAGCCGTACCTGGGCGCGGAGTTCGCCAACCCATCGAGCCTCTACGCCGCCGCCCGTGAGACGCGGCTGGCCGTCGAAGCCTCACGGGCCGATATTGCCAATGTGCTCGGCGCCAAGCCTACCGAAATCATCTTCACGAGCGGCGGCACCGAGGGCAACAATCTGGCCATCCAGGGAGTTTTGCGAGCCCATCCCGGCGCGCACTGGATCACCAGCGCTATCGAGCATGACGCAGTTCTTGGCTGTGTGGAGGCACTAAAGCGCGAGGGTCATGCCGCCACCATAGTGCCCGTACAGCCATCCGGAACCGTCGCGCTCCAAGCCATTGGCACCGCCATCACCGATACCACCGTGCTTGTGAGTGTCATGCTGGCCAACAACGAAATCGGCACCATCCAGCCCGTGGCCGACGTCGCCAAATTGCTTGCCGTCGTGCGCGCCGACCGCGCCAAGCGCGGCGTCACGCTTCCGCTCTACCTCCAGACCGACGCCGTGCAGGCCGCCAACTACCTCGATCTGCACGTCGCTCGCCTCGGCGTCGACCTCCTCACACTAAACGGCTCCAAAATCTATGGCCCCAAAGGCACCGGCGCGCTCTACGTGCGCCATGGCACCGTGCTCGAGCCGCTGATGTACGGCGGCGGCCAAGAGCGCGGCCGGCGCAGTGGCACCGAAAACGTGGCCGGCATCGTGGGCCTCGCCGCCGCCCTCAAGCTCGCGGCCACTACCCGCGACGCCGAGTCACACCGTCTGACACTGCTGCGCGACCAGCTGGCGGCCGAGCTCACCGCCACCATTCCTGGTGTCATCCTCAACGGTCATCCTCGCCATCGCCTACCCAATAATCTCAACCTCACCATCCCTGGCGCCGAAGGCGAGGCCCTGGTGCTGTATCTGGACAACGCTGGCATACAGGCCTCCACTGGCTCGGCGTGTTCCACTGGCAATCTCGACCCGTCGCACGTGCTGCTCGCGCTCGGCCGCACCCCTGCCGAGGCCAACGCCAGCCTGCGCCTCACGCTCGGCCGCTCCACCGACGCCAATGCCGTCGCCGTGGTGGCCGAAAAACTTCCCCCAATTGTCGCACGCCTGCGCGAACTTCAACTCTAAAGTCGGCCTATAATTCCTAGGTTTTACGTTGCCCTAGGCATATGATGATCCTGCATGTATACAAGCCACCAGGAGGTGATCTACATGCGCAGAACCACCCTTGCGGCCGCCATATGCGCGGTCGCAGCGCTCCCTCTCGCCGGTTGTCAAGCCGGTAGTGGCGGTCCCACCGTCACTACCGCTAATCCCACCGTCCCGGCTCCCGCGACCACCGGCACCGTCCAGCCGCCGGTTGCCACCACGTCCCCGCGCAGCACGCCCGTGCCGCCCCGACCCTCCGCCGTCAAGCGCGTTTGCGGCGACACTAGCCGGTGGAATACCGCACCGCAAGGTGAGGACGTCCTGCCGGTCCGGGAAGCGCTACTCGGCCCCACTCCCGGCAGCCACGACACCTGCGATCGCGTGCGGTTCGACGTCAAAACCGCCGCCAAGGTGGGGTGGGATGTCCGGTACGTGCCCGAGCTCACGGCCGATGGCAGCGGCAAGCACCTTGATGTGGCCGGCGGCGCCGTGCTCCAGGTGACCATCCAGGCGCCCCTGCTCAGCCAGGTCACCACCCACGAGCCCGGCGACGTCCTGGCTGATCGCGCTGAGTGGCCAGCCATGGTGCAGATCGTGTTCGCGGGCTCTCACGAGAGCGTGTCCAGCTTCGGCCTCGGGGTCCGCAAAGGCCAGCGCCCCTTCCGCGTCTGGACCAAAGTAGCGGACGGAGTGCGCAGCATCATCGTGGACATCGCCTACTCCGGGTAGCCCGCCGCACCTCGCGGCATCATCCGCCCACCGATGGCGATGGAGAGTAGCCGGCTCTCCATCGCCATCCCGGCATCATTGCCGGGCCGTCGCCTGCTACAATAACACCATGAAACGGTTCTTTGTGGCGTTGGTGATTTTGGCAGGCGCAGTCGGCGCGCTGGCCGTCACTTTTTTCTTTGGCATCGGCTATTATCTTTCCCCACAAGACCCTCTCGCCAAGGCTGACGCCGTGGTCGCCATCTCCGGGGGCGAAACCAAAACCCGCACCGCCGAAGCTATCAAACTCTATCAGGACGGCTATGCCGCCCACCTCATCTTTTCTGGTGCCGCTCTCGATCCCAATAGCCCGTCCAACGCCAAAACCATGGGCGCGACGGCACGCGACGCCGGCGTGCCCAGCGCCGCCATTGCACTCGATGAGCTCGCCAACAACACGCGCGAAAACGCCAATGGAGTCGCGGCCATTATTCGCGACAAACATCTGCACTCGATTATTCTCGTCACCTCGCCCTACCACCAGCGCCGGGCCTATCTGGAGTTTCGGCGGGCGCTCGGCCAAGATTTCGTCATTATCAACCACTCCTCGTATGACGGCGAGTGGCGCCGGTCGCACTGGTGGGCCACGCCTACCAGCCGTTCGCTCACCTTCGCCGAGCTGCAAAAGGTGTTGTACGAGCTCGCCAGCGGGAACCCGCAATGATCAGCCTCCTCGTAGCGCTCGGTATCCTGGCGGCAGTTGGCTACGGCGCGTATCAGGGCACCCGTCGTGGGCTCATCATCATCGCGTTTGAGTTTGTGAGTTTTGCCCTGGCCACCCTCACGGCGATCGTGATCTACCACCCGCTGGGGACGGTCGTCAAAACCATTGCCGGCGTTAATATCGCGCTGGGCAACGTCGCCGCTTTTGTGACCGTCTGGACCGTTTCGGAGGTGCTCTGCGCGCTGTTTGTGCACTTTGTGGTGCTCCGGCGCCTCCCTCCGCAAGTCCACTTTTCGAACCTCAACCGGGCCGGCGGAGGCCTCTTTGGCGCCTTCAAGACCGCCGCTATCATCACCCTCGCGCTCATCGTGTTTGACGGCCTGCCCATCGCCGCCTCCATCAAAAAACCCGTCATCACTGCGCCGGTGGCTGCCCAATTTATCGCGGCCAGCGGCGATTTGCAGCCCCGGCTTGCCGCGGGGCTCGGCCGCGACATCAACGACAGCTTCGATTTTTTCACCATTACCGCCAGCCCCGAGAGCGAGGTCCATATCGATCTCGGCTTCACTACCACCAATTTTACCGTTGACTCCCATCTCGAGGCCGATATGCTGGGCCTCATTAACCACGAGCGCACCTTGCAAGGTCTGCCGTCGCTCACTCTCAACCTCAAGGCTCGCGCCGTCGCGCGCGCCTACTCCGCCGAAATGTTTACCCACGGCTATTTCTCGCACATCGACGCCGCCGGCAAATCACCGTTCGACCGCATGAAGACCGGCGGCGTTAGCTTTACCAGCGCCGGCGAAAACCTAGCCCTCGCCCCCACGCTCAGCCTCGCCCACGATGGCCTCATGAAATCGCCCGAGCACCGCGCCAACATCCTCTCGTCGGCGTATCGCACGGTGGGCATCGGTGTGGTTGACGGCGGGCCCTATGGGCTCATGATCACGCAGGACTTCACGGATTAGCTCGTTTCGGTGAGCCTTCAAACTTGCCGTATTTGAAATAGATGTTAAAGTCGTATCACGTCTACTCCCTACCGGAAGGAACAGTCGTGAGCGTTTCTCCGTTATCCGACGGCCGGAGGCCCGGCGAAGTGCTGGAGGCCTGCGAAGACCCGAAGATGGACCTCATCTTCAACAGCCCGGCCTACCAGGATGGCATCGTCGACGGCCTGCATGAGG
This portion of the Candidatus Saccharimonadia bacterium genome encodes:
- a CDS encoding CvpA family protein — translated: MISLLVALGILAAVGYGAYQGTRRGLIIIAFEFVSFALATLTAIVIYHPLGTVVKTIAGVNIALGNVAAFVTVWTVSEVLCALFVHFVVLRRLPPQVHFSNLNRAGGGLFGAFKTAAIITLALIVFDGLPIAASIKKPVITAPVAAQFIAASGDLQPRLAAGLGRDINDSFDFFTITASPESEVHIDLGFTTTNFTVDSHLEADMLGLINHERTLQGLPSLTLNLKARAVARAYSAEMFTHGYFSHIDAAGKSPFDRMKTGGVSFTSAGENLALAPTLSLAHDGLMKSPEHRANILSSAYRTVGIGVVDGGPYGLMITQDFTD
- a CDS encoding cysteine desulfurase family protein; the protein is MKTNKSIYLDHAAATPLNPAVLTAMQPYLGAEFANPSSLYAAARETRLAVEASRADIANVLGAKPTEIIFTSGGTEGNNLAIQGVLRAHPGAHWITSAIEHDAVLGCVEALKREGHAATIVPVQPSGTVALQAIGTAITDTTVLVSVMLANNEIGTIQPVADVAKLLAVVRADRAKRGVTLPLYLQTDAVQAANYLDLHVARLGVDLLTLNGSKIYGPKGTGALYVRHGTVLEPLMYGGGQERGRRSGTENVAGIVGLAAALKLAATTRDAESHRLTLLRDQLAAELTATIPGVILNGHPRHRLPNNLNLTIPGAEGEALVLYLDNAGIQASTGSACSTGNLDPSHVLLALGRTPAEANASLRLTLGRSTDANAVAVVAEKLPPIVARLRELQL
- a CDS encoding YdcF family protein, with protein sequence MKRFFVALVILAGAVGALAVTFFFGIGYYLSPQDPLAKADAVVAISGGETKTRTAEAIKLYQDGYAAHLIFSGAALDPNSPSNAKTMGATARDAGVPSAAIALDELANNTRENANGVAAIIRDKHLHSIILVTSPYHQRRAYLEFRRALGQDFVIINHSSYDGEWRRSHWWATPTSRSLTFAELQKVLYELASGNPQ
- a CDS encoding TatD family hydrolase, encoding MLIDTHSHVHFQEFRPELDTILDHAHAAGVEKILTVGCNDTDSAEAVAVARAHQNLWATVGLHPHDADRGYEALEEIARLAEFDKVVAIGECGLDNFRSQTTPEDQERALRFQIELGLERDLPMIFHVRDAFPQFFAILDEYRGDGVRGLVHCFTAGMPELEGSLERGLSIALNGIMTFTKDPAQLDAAKAVPLDRLVLETDCPFLAPVPLRGKRNEPANIVHTAKFLAQLRGEALEDLETATTQNAEKLFQI
- a CDS encoding DUF2335 domain-containing protein; translation: MPEKPSSAPGSIPEDTSAEQWTIMTKPRRNPAPPAHLANSSLIGIKLHEGPLPTPADFAAYEQAQPGAADRLLKMAELDQKAGVADMRVQRLTNFVLDLLSQAFLYCLVLAAVYLALHDKPLEAFFAGLAPIVIAIYANTRKKTTQSTDEDQ
- the metG gene encoding methionine--tRNA ligase, with the translated sequence MAKFYVTTASAYTNGPPHIGYAMELIQGDVLARYHRQKGDEVWYVTGTDEHGTKIKRAADEAGKTPQAYTDEISQLFRDLAPALGVATDQFVRSTDPAHEKVAQALWKACEKDIYKAKYQGWYCVGCETFYTEIDVPDHICPIHKKPIEHIAEENYFFKLSAYTDRIKELITSDQLLIRPASRKNEIMALLERGLEDISISRDKKQLTWGVPVPGDPEQVMYVWFDALGFYISALGYPDADKFKQFWPADVQIVGKDILRHHAAIWPAMLLSAGLPPERSLYAHGFISSEGHKMSKSLGNVVSPGDVIAKYGVDALRYYLLREIPSDGDGDFSWARMESVYNADLANDLGNLVQRVQVMIGKYQKGVIGELPPHSHDIQPFEEAMSDLRFDRALAEVWLLIRGLNQLIEEEKPWELADGGKRADPSHLAEVLHHAVTDLIQIATLLMPFMPATAQKIAATFAGGAVHPEIGVLFPKDK